One stretch of Lucilia cuprina isolate Lc7/37 chromosome 6, ASM2204524v1, whole genome shotgun sequence DNA includes these proteins:
- the LOC111688772 gene encoding ubiquitin carboxyl-terminal hydrolase 35, whose protein sequence is MAVKQNNTEGNGSSADANQVNGGNGVKSTGTITKSKKMNPNGPNGEVGAGALASGVGLGPSGNADLPGCSGSTGASSKAKVMSSASNIGSGPANVSAQNNDISYILQLIDLVEMKQQQVDLSKEMLKIYHHLIVKLARVQFPRQSPEDLKRFKEDMAKVGAFFAKSTEKSIYFYSYLPVVCQLITMADGETPSCALAVIFQLFNSEMVVEAVQSLLEHEVPDQNIRKTVCLLCEWLRMCNFCQNLHVWIMVILNGLQKRNKSALVEQIALENIEQLFASLIVPVLRPKVAPIVFLMLSSVDQSPEVFQKILPRFPLVINMLKQQSNSSEEYADSTKKVLQQLVDRTSQLMSRFYRYDDLYEPIELALKGFQPSNNYMNYVYGSTIDSTQNPNAKVGLVNLGNTCYMNSVLQALAMTKEFSREILLSESKSPLLIKMQQQIAFMLYSTRQELTPSKVLNATRPPGFSPGLQQDSSEFLGYLLETLHEQEVAFRKKATNTLENCVGGGKDTSSKIVNKMENAQETGASALYKDEEDVDDDEGYVENITTNSNISNTTDAADSIKSTNLHPINKSSSSSSSSSSTTTLSTKTLSTATATTSILTNSQNYSTIEKTFTGKLATTYKCLSCGWKSCNIDSFRDLQLSFPDVKNDCASNYSVQDLIEYYCSSEKLYGDNQYFCERCKKLSDAERYINVISAPKNLILTLKHFKYDQKYHMRAKLMHKVFHDEKVSLKVCSPENLEEIATVHYDLYAGVVHSGFSMDSGHYYTYAADASNKWYKFNDSIVTPSKTEELHNLTPPNTPYILFYQMGARSNETPETSASTKVIKVDVPTPLTLEELPRELRDMVTHDNYAFSEELKMRRYKNASSLNANAMKTKDQRRDSFEDDDDEQPPPASGCGGNAMNINMNRFVY, encoded by the exons ATGGCTGTTAAACAGAACAATACCGAGGGGAACGGTTCTTCAGCAGATGCTAATCAAGTAAATGGCGGCAATGGAGTAAAGTCGACCGGAACCATtacaaaatcaaagaaaatgAATCCAAACGGCCCTAATGGTGAAGTGGGTGCGGGCGCTTTGGCGTCTGGTGTTGGTTTAGGGCCCAGCGGAAATGCTGACTTGCCCGGCTGTAGTGGTTCAACAGGAGCTTCGTCTAAAGCCAAAGTAATGTCTTCAGCCTCTAATATTGGATCCGGGCCAGCAAATGTCTCAGCCCAAAACAATGACATTTCTTACATCTTGCAATTGATCGATTTGGTTGAGATGAAACAACAACAGGTGGATTTAAGCAAGGAAATGCTCAAAATTTATCACCATCTCATTGTTAAATTGGCAAGAGTTCAATTTCCACGTCAATCACCCGAAGATTTAAAGCGTTTCAAGGAGGACATGGCCAAAGTAGGAGCATTCTTTGCTAAAAGTACTGAGAAAAGTATATACTTTTACTCCTATTTACCAGTAGTGTGCCAGCTTATTACTATGGCTGATGGTGAAACTCCATCATGTGCTCTGGCCGTTATTTTTCAACTCTTCAACTCGGAAATGGTTGTGGAAGCAGTGCAATCATTGCTGGAACATGAAGTACCCGATCAGAACATACGAAAGACTGTGTGTCTATTGTGTGAGTGGTTGCGTATGTGCAATTTCTGCCAGAATTTGCATGTTTGGATTATGGTTATATTAAACGGTCTGCAGAAACGTAACAAAAGTGCTTTGGTTGAACAAATCGCATTGGAAAATATTGAACAATTGTTTGCCTCGCTAATAGTACCGGTTTTAAGACCTAAAGTTGCACCCATTGTGTTTCTTATGTTGTCATCAGTCGATCAAAGTCCTgaagtttttcaaaag ATCTTACCACGTTTTCCTCTTGTTATAAATATGCTCAAACAGCAATCGAATAGTAGCGAAGAATATGCCGATAGTACCAAAAAAGTCCTACAACAGTTGGTCGATCGAACCAGTCAATTAATGTCACGATTTTATCGTTACGATGATCTTTATGAGCCAATA gaattgGCTTTAAAAGGTTTTCAGCCATCGAATAACTACATGAACTATGTCTATGGTTCAACAATCGATTCTACTCAAAATCCAAATGCCAAAGTGGGTTTGGTTAATCTGGGTAATACATGTTATATGAATAGTGTTTTGCAGGCTTTGGCCATGACTAAAGA GTTTTCTCGTGAGATCCTATTATCTGAAAGTAAATCTCCTCTGTTAATTAAAATGCAGCAACAGATTGCGTTTATGTTGTATTCCACACGACAAGAGTTGACACCCTCTAAAGTGCTAAACGCTACCAGGCCCCCTGGTTTTTCGCCAGGTCTACAGCAGGACAGTTCAGAATTCCTTGGTTATCTTTTAGAAACCCTACACGAACAGGAAGTGGCTTTTCGCAAAAAAGCTACAAATACTTTGGAAAATTGTGTGGGTGGTGGTAAAGACACATCgagtaaaattgtaaacaaaatggAAAATGCCCAAGAAACAGGTGCTTCTGCTCTGTACAAAGATGAAGAGGACGTTGACGACGATGAAGGTTATGTTGAAAATATAACAACTAACTCCAACATATCTAACACAACAGATGCCGCCGATTCTATTAAAAGCACAAATTTACATCCCATTAATAAATCTTCTtcctcgtcatcatcatcatcatccacaACGACACTTTCCACTAAAACGCTTTCAACAGCAACGGCCACTACTTCGATTTTAACAAACTCACAAAATTATTCGACAATCGAAAAGACATTTACTGGCAAATTGGCCACCACCTATAAATGCTTAAGTTGCGGATGGAAAAGCTGCAACATTGATAGTTTTCGTGATTTACAACTTTCTTTTCCCGATGTCAAGAATGATTGTGCTTCCAATTATTCGGTACAGGATCTCATCGAATATTATTGTTCATCGGAAAAACTCTATGGTGATAATCAATATTTTTGCGAACGTTGCAAAAAGCTATCGGATGCCGAACGTTACATTAATGTAATAAGTGCGCCAAAGAATCTAATATTAACTTTGAAACATTTCAAATATGATCAGAAATATCATATGCGTGCCAAATTGATGCACAAAGTTTTCCATGATGAAAAG GTTTCGCTTAAAGTTTGTTCACCGGAAAATCTAGAAGAAATTGCTACTGTTCATTACGATCTATACGCCGGCGTAGTTCATTCTGGATTCAGCATGGATTCAGGACATTATTATACTTATGCAGCTGATGCCAGTAATAAATGGTATAAATTTAATGATAGCATTGTGACACCATCCAAAACCGAGGAACTACACAATCTAACACCACCAAATACACCATACATATTATTCTATCAAATGGGGGCACGATCAAATGAAACGCCGGAAACATCGGCTTCAACTAAAGTTATAAAAGTCGATGTACCTACACCACTCACTCTGGAAGAATTGCCACGTGAGTTACGCGACATGGTAACACATGATAATTATGCTTTCAGTGAAGAACTTAAGATGAGACGTTACAAAAATGCCAGTAGTTTAAATGCGAATGCAATGAAAACAAAAGATCAAAGACGCGATAGTTTCGAAGATGACGACGATGAACAACCACCGCCGGCCAGTGGTTGTGGTGGTAATgctatgaatataaatatgaataggtttgtttattaa
- the LOC111689062 gene encoding transmembrane protein 18: MTIDPNMIEVNEITDYWSFLMSIDWRDPWLIGLIILHILTTTTTLMTRNNTNFQIFLFLILLSAVYFSESINEYAALNWRSFSKQQYFDSNGLFISTVFSIPILLNCMLLIGAWLYNSTKMMATLKTAQLKDKVRRERLKQKAEAHLKEQ; this comes from the exons ATGACAATCGATCCAAATATGATAGAAGTTAATGAAATCACAGATTATTGGTCATTTCTGATGAgt atTGATTGGCGAGATCCTTGGTTAATCGGTTTGATCATATTGCACATTTTGACAACAACCACAACCTTGATGACacgaaataatacaaattttcaaatatttttattccttaTATTGC TATCTGCTGTTTACTTTTCGGAGTCGATAAATGAATATGCAGCTTTAAATTGGCGTTCCTTTTCAAAACAACAATACTTCGATAGTAATGGACTATTTATATCTACAGTTTTCTCTATACCCATATTGCTAAATTGTATGCTGTTGAtt GGTGCTTGGTTATATAATTCCACAAAAATGATGGCTACACTAAAGACTGCACAATTAAAAGATAAAGTTAGGAGGGAACGTTTAAAGCAAAAGGCCGAAGCTCATCTTAAAGAAcagtaa